DNA from Streptomyces canus:
GCGGTCAGTTCCGCGACTGCACGTCCTGTCGGCGCTGGCGGTTGGCCGCAGGCCGTACGACGAAGCCGTCGCGGGTGAGCTGGACCGTCTCCACCTGGCGCGTTGTGCGGTACAGATCCGGGCGAGTGCTGCGCATTCGGTCGTGGGCGATCCCGGAGATCCGGGCGCCAAGTTGGCGGCCCGTCTCGCAGGGGTTGTTCACCTGGCACGGCGAGCAGGTGGTGCGGTGCTGTTGAAGTGCCGTACGCAGCTGCGCGTACAGGGCGGGGACTTCGGTCTGGGCAATGCGGCGGATCCGCTGACGCATCTCGATCGCGGTGGCGCAGTGTCCGGAGCGGCACTGGGCACAGTCGTCCTGGATGTGCTCTGCAAGGAGCTCTCGCGGCCCGCGGGTGGCGGGAGTGATTTGGCCCGTGGCGGGCGTGGCCTGGGGGCGCGGCTTGCGGATCGGGCGGGTGGTGCGGCGTCCGGAAGCCGTGCTCTCTGCGGCGAGGAGTCGCTGGGACCACTGCTCGGGGGTGAGGTCGATCTCGATGCGCTGCCCGCTGCCGTCGCAGCGGCGGCCGTTCGCCGGCCGGGCCGTGCTGGTGTCGTCCAGGTAGCGGCGGCCTTCGGGCTTCGGCTGGTCAACTCCGTCGCGGTGCGGGCGGATCATCGAGCGGGTCAGGCGGCGCCAGGTGTTGCAGTTCGGGCAGACCACCGCGCGGGGCTCGCCCTCACGGAGGTTGAGGTTTTCGGGGCGGATCGTGCTCGCCTTGATGGCGGGACGGCCGTTGTGACGCATGCGTTCTCCCTGGTTGCGATTGCGCTCTCCTTCGGCCAGGAGTCGGGCGGGGCCCGGGTCCTGGCTGGCGGGCAGCGCAATAGCTGCGGGTGGCGCACCTGGCTGTGCTCCGAGGGACCGCGTCGTACTCGTCACCCCGGCCGCGCCTGAAAGCGGCGGTCAACCAGACGTATGGAGTTGATCGGTAGGCGCCGTGAGCCTGGAAGGCCCTTACGGCGTTACCGACTTACTTAGCTTGGTTGATACAGTGCATGAACCACCCATGCTGTGTCAACTAAGCTGGTGAACCTATCTAGATTGGTGAGGGAGCTCTACGATGTGGCTCATGACGGCCGAGGACTTGCAGCCCTACCAACGCATCACGCAGGACGTGAAAGACCAGGTCAGACTTGGCCGCCTGCAAGGCAACGACAAGTTGCCCAGCACCCGAGAACTCGCGGACCACTACGGCGTTGCCCCGGGAACGGTGCAGCGCGCGCTCGCACAGCTCCGCACCGAGGGCGTCATTTACTCCCACCAGGGGCGCGGATCCTTCATTCGCGAGTCGGCCATCGACGCCGTTGCCGATCCGACCTCCCAAGCGATCAAGCGCCTGGAGGAGCAGGTTGCCGAGTTGATTGAGCGGCTGGATCGGCTTGAAGCCGGCGACGGCAAGAGCAGCTGACTGGGTGTCGCAAAGGGGGGTGGACTGGGTTGCATCAAACACGACGCTCACCGATCCCTCCTGTTGGAGGACGTCAGCAGGGCCTTCACGACCAGTCCAGTCAGGCTGGTGTTGGCCACGGTGATGGCGATGTCGCGAATGACTATCAACAGCACCGATATGACCAGGCCAGCCGTCAAGATCGCGGCAAGTCGTATCACCACTGCGCCAGGTCGGCCACGAGACCGGGCCCCTATGACCGGTCTCGTGCGGGGGTAGCCATGTGTCGGCGTCGCCCCTGTGAGCGTGAAGTCGACGTGGCGACCATGTGCGTCAGCGACGGTGTGCGTCGTGCTGTGGGCATGCCGATTCGAGGTCATCTCGCCCTCCTGGAGTGGCAGTTGGGAACTCCGGCTGGTGGAGTCGCCATTACAGGTGTAGGCGTGATCTTCAGCAGCTTCTACGGTTGGCCTGTATCCGTCCGGCGGATACAGGGACTTGGATACATGGAGGGGGCCCGGAATGGGGCAGAGGCCGAATGTGCTGACGCCGGATCAGTCGCCCCAGCATCGCCTTGGCTACATGATTCGGGAACTGCGCGAGGCGCGCGGCATGTCCATGCGAGACCTCGCCGCCAAGACGTTCGTTTCGCACTCCAAGGTGCAGCGATGGGAGAACGGCGACCGGCCGCCAAAGGAGCGGAGCGAAGTTGAGCTCATCGACCAGGCGGTTGGTGCCGGCGGGTTCCTGATCGAGCTGTGGCAGGAGATCGACCGAGGCGTCACCGGGGCCGGGCATGTATCCGATCCGGTGCTCCATGTATCCGATACATCGTCAGACCTGGCCATGGCCCTGTCCCAGGCGGCAGCGTCGAACGGTGAGGGGATCTTCGTCCCCCGACGTCTCGACGATGGAACGGTGGTGCTCGTGGCACTCGATCGACGCGCGCTGTTGCGCGCCGGTGTGGGGATCGGCGCGGCAGCGATGGCTGGTCTTCCCGCGCCGACGGCCGCGGTGGTCAGTCCGGCAGAAGATCCCTTCGGGTTCGCGAGTACTGCCTCCGAGAGCTGGTCGGGACTTCGGCTGTCCCGGCCTGTCCCAGACTTCGGGGTCGACTGGCAGGCGCTGCTGCCGGGAGGCCGTTCCATGCTCGGTTCCCAGCTCTCCCTCCAGGTCCACCCCGCGCGCATCGAGGGGAGCCGTGTGGTCGTGTCAATCCCTGACCACCGGCGCGCGGAGGAGTTCCTGTCCCGGCCACACCGAAGCCTTCTGGTCGGGGCAGTCAGTAGCGAGGGCGCCTCTACGTTTTACGCCCTTGACGGGCGCGCGGCCCGCGGCAAGCTTGCGCGGAACGGCGGCGTGTACGAGGTCGCTGCGCCCGCCGCGTACGAGCTGGACGATCTCACCTACGGCATCCTGTGGGCCGTCAGTAACTACGACGACGCTCTTCAGGCTGATGACCAGGCGCTTTCCGAGACGCGCAGTGATCTCAAGGCGTATGAGCGGCTGTCCTCCTCCGCGGTCAGCCGGGAGGCCGCGCCCGGGCTGAACGGGGTGGCCCACATGTGGCTGGGCTCGGACTTCTGCGCGCGCCACATCCTGAAGGCGTTGCCGGAGCTCCCGGAGCTGCCAGCGTTCTGGACGCGGGAACAGCGAGGTGAGGAGGCCAGCGCGTGGCTGATCTTCGATCACAAGTACCCGTATCTACGGGAGACCACGAAGGTGCTGGGCGGCGCGAGCACCCGGGCATTCTGCATCCCGGAGGAGGTCGTCCGTTCGTCTCCGAGGTACGAGCGGATCCTGCTGTTCCTGGCCGTGGCGCTGATGGAGTCGCTCGGGATCCACGCGCAGTTCACGTCCGACCCCGCGTACGAGTCCGTTGAGGGGTTCGTGGTCGCACCCGACAAGGAAGCTGTGATCGCGAACTGGGTCCGAGGTGATGGCATGTGGCACGTCGACGTGACCGCCCGGTCCTCGGTCGTCCGCGAGTTCACGATCGCGGCGCGCGACGTCGACGCGGACTCACTCACCGCAGCGCCGACGGCTGCCGGGCGGCTGCGTGCTCTGGCGCAGTACCTCGATCTGCCGTGGTCCTGGTTGATCCAGCGGTGCGGCCAACTCGCCCGATACGGATCATCCGGGCTGATCCAGTCCCGCAGCCGACTGGTCTCATCAGCTGGCATCGACGCCGCGTGCGCGTACGTGGCCTCTCTTCCCGCCGATCACTGATCCCGCACCATCTGCCTGTCCACGAAGGGGAAAGAGGCCATGGCCGACACCGTCCGGCACGTCGCAGTGATCTCACTCGGCGGCACCATCGCGATGACCGCACAGACCGACGGCGGCGCGACGCCGACGTTGTCGGCCGACGACCTCATCGCGGCCGTACCGGGTCTTGCCGACACCGGCATCCACGTCCAGGTGCACGACTTCCGCCGCCTACCCGGCGCCTCGCTGTCCTTCTCCGACCTGTTCGAGCTCGCCGCGACGATCGAGACGCTTACGGTCGACGGCGTGGTCGTCACCCAGGGGACGGACACGATCGAGGAGACCGCGTACCTGCTGGACCTAGTCACCACAGGCGACAGGCCGATCGTGGTCACCGGCGCCATGCGCAACGCAAGCATGGCGGGAGCGGACGGCCCCGCGAACGTGCTGGCCGCGATCCGCACCGCGGCCAGCACGGAAGCCCGGGGCACGGGCTGTGTAGTGGTGTTCGGGGAGGAGATCCACGCTGCCCGCTGGATCCGCAAGACCCACGCCACGAGCCCGACCGCCTTCACCTCGTACCCCGGGCCAATCGGCTACGTCGCGGAAGACCGCGTACGGATCCTCGCCCGCCCCGATACAGCCCCGACGATCGCTCCCCAGGACATCGCCGCTCCCACCGTCCGCACCACCATCTTCACGGTCGGGATCGGAGACGACGGGACGCTCCTCCAGGCCCTCGGGGACCACGTCGACGGCCTGGTCGTCGCCGCGTTCGGGGCCGGCCACGTGCCGATGGCCTGCGTGGACGCCCTCACCGATCTCGCCAAGCGCATGCCGGTCATCCTGGCCACCCGCACCGGATCCGGTCCTGTGCTCCGGCAGACCTACGGTTTCCCCGGCTCCGAGTCGGACCTGCTCGCTCGCGGCCTGATCTCCGGCAGCACTCTCGACCCGGTCAAGGCACGCATCCTGCTGCACCTGCTCCTGATGACAGGCGCTGACAAGGACCAGATCCTCCAGCTCTTCAGCACCCTCTCCTAACCGCCTCAACAGCCCCGGGACCCCCACTTTGCGCAGCTACGAACTGACCACCGGCCGCACCTTCGGCGTCACCTTCGACCACGGCGACGACTTCTTTCCCACGCTCGCCGACTTCTGCCGCCAGAACGGCGT
Protein-coding regions in this window:
- a CDS encoding GntR family transcriptional regulator, which encodes MTAEDLQPYQRITQDVKDQVRLGRLQGNDKLPSTRELADHYGVAPGTVQRALAQLRTEGVIYSHQGRGSFIRESAIDAVADPTSQAIKRLEEQVAELIERLDRLEAGDGKSS
- a CDS encoding helix-turn-helix domain-containing protein, producing the protein MIRELREARGMSMRDLAAKTFVSHSKVQRWENGDRPPKERSEVELIDQAVGAGGFLIELWQEIDRGVTGAGHVSDPVLHVSDTSSDLAMALSQAAASNGEGIFVPRRLDDGTVVLVALDRRALLRAGVGIGAAAMAGLPAPTAAVVSPAEDPFGFASTASESWSGLRLSRPVPDFGVDWQALLPGGRSMLGSQLSLQVHPARIEGSRVVVSIPDHRRAEEFLSRPHRSLLVGAVSSEGASTFYALDGRAARGKLARNGGVYEVAAPAAYELDDLTYGILWAVSNYDDALQADDQALSETRSDLKAYERLSSSAVSREAAPGLNGVAHMWLGSDFCARHILKALPELPELPAFWTREQRGEEASAWLIFDHKYPYLRETTKVLGGASTRAFCIPEEVVRSSPRYERILLFLAVALMESLGIHAQFTSDPAYESVEGFVVAPDKEAVIANWVRGDGMWHVDVTARSSVVREFTIAARDVDADSLTAAPTAAGRLRALAQYLDLPWSWLIQRCGQLARYGSSGLIQSRSRLVSSAGIDAACAYVASLPADH
- a CDS encoding asparaginase, with translation MADTVRHVAVISLGGTIAMTAQTDGGATPTLSADDLIAAVPGLADTGIHVQVHDFRRLPGASLSFSDLFELAATIETLTVDGVVVTQGTDTIEETAYLLDLVTTGDRPIVVTGAMRNASMAGADGPANVLAAIRTAASTEARGTGCVVVFGEEIHAARWIRKTHATSPTAFTSYPGPIGYVAEDRVRILARPDTAPTIAPQDIAAPTVRTTIFTVGIGDDGTLLQALGDHVDGLVVAAFGAGHVPMACVDALTDLAKRMPVILATRTGSGPVLRQTYGFPGSESDLLARGLISGSTLDPVKARILLHLLLMTGADKDQILQLFSTLS